Proteins from one Bacteroides zhangwenhongii genomic window:
- a CDS encoding PKD-like family lipoprotein has translation MRKIYWMTVAVVVCCLSSCYEDKGNYDYKLMNDVTVNFTMEATEFVMGDVLKIEPQLAFSLGEETNKLAYSWSLNRRQISTDRNLNWMADEEGKYMDLRLTVTDTETGVSYFYASSITITSPYVNSAWVVLSEKEDRTAMLTYLRPTTKIVPGENGKEDESVYDCAVTKDVYGISNAGSSLGGKPVSISQHFVSFWAEDKPQDFTSWLWLVQQGGQGTIDVSGSTYKTEGTLPSMFIHGAYPQGFEPWRVYDMLYLSMAIGMDGKVYTRIKDSYKLFNNSFFMDELPLSYRQQPVDGTMIVRAPRFCDHGGTLLYDKNSKRYFHITDCQSWNGRKYCGQLIVPSVTNESIYERNPDWGKLDDMSDYEVLYVDAHSDDSWMGLKYAAVLRKSNRYFLQDFTVSDYYGGGSIDAEINSQTDVTSELGAIMKEDSQFALYYAQDYRPYLLISSGNSLYFYYFNGSKVYKYHQFDAPIKSIDVNNSSFQGDAGVGLENGEFYVLDFSTSVIRDVMNTGDSKEKIRFKQDGLGKVIEVIYKWKQAANWI, from the coding sequence ATGAGAAAGATATATTGGATGACAGTGGCTGTCGTAGTTTGTTGCTTGTCTTCTTGCTATGAGGACAAAGGAAACTATGACTATAAGTTGATGAATGATGTAACTGTCAATTTTACGATGGAGGCTACTGAGTTTGTAATGGGCGATGTGCTGAAGATTGAACCTCAACTTGCATTCTCTTTGGGAGAAGAGACCAACAAACTAGCATATTCATGGTCGTTGAACAGACGGCAAATCTCTACCGATCGTAATCTGAATTGGATGGCGGATGAAGAAGGAAAATATATGGATTTGCGACTGACCGTGACAGATACGGAAACTGGTGTATCTTATTTTTATGCTTCGAGTATTACTATAACTTCTCCTTATGTAAACAGTGCTTGGGTAGTCTTGTCTGAAAAAGAGGACAGAACGGCAATGTTGACCTACCTACGTCCGACTACAAAGATTGTACCAGGCGAAAACGGCAAAGAAGACGAGTCTGTGTATGATTGTGCTGTGACTAAAGATGTGTATGGTATTTCTAATGCCGGTAGTTCTCTGGGAGGCAAGCCGGTCTCTATCAGTCAGCACTTTGTCTCCTTCTGGGCAGAAGACAAACCGCAGGACTTTACCAGTTGGCTTTGGCTGGTGCAACAAGGGGGACAAGGAACAATAGATGTTTCCGGAAGTACCTATAAGACCGAAGGTACATTGCCGTCTATGTTCATTCATGGAGCCTATCCGCAAGGGTTCGAACCTTGGAGGGTATATGATATGCTGTATCTTTCTATGGCAATAGGCATGGATGGAAAGGTATATACTCGTATTAAGGATTCTTATAAACTGTTTAACAACAGTTTTTTTATGGACGAACTTCCATTGTCATACCGGCAACAACCGGTAGACGGTACGATGATAGTACGTGCTCCGCGTTTTTGCGATCATGGAGGAACGCTACTCTATGATAAGAACTCGAAACGATACTTTCATATTACAGATTGTCAGTCATGGAATGGCAGGAAGTATTGTGGACAGCTGATTGTACCTTCTGTTACTAATGAGTCAATTTATGAGAGAAATCCAGATTGGGGTAAATTGGACGATATGTCTGATTATGAAGTGCTTTATGTGGACGCTCATAGTGATGATTCTTGGATGGGATTGAAATATGCGGCAGTGCTTCGTAAAAGTAACCGTTATTTTTTGCAAGATTTCACCGTAAGTGATTATTATGGGGGAGGAAGTATTGATGCTGAGATTAACTCGCAGACAGATGTAACGTCAGAATTGGGTGCTATAATGAAAGAAGATTCTCAATTTGCTTTGTATTATGCACAAGATTATCGCCCTTATTTGTTGATTTCCAGTGGAAACTCCTTATATTTCTACTATTTTAATGGAAGTAAAGTGTATAAATACCATCAATTTGATGCTCCGATAAAAAGTATTGATGTAAATAATTCTTCTTTCCAGGGTGATGCCGGTGTCGGGTTAGAAAATGGTGAATTTTATGTCTTGGATTTCTCTACTTCCGTTATTCGGGATGTTATGAATACTGGCGATTCGAAAGAAAAAATTCGTTTCAAGCAAGACGGGTTGGGTAAAGTTATAGAAGTCATCTATAAGTGGAAGCAAGCCGCCAACTGGATATAA
- a CDS encoding DUF4843 domain-containing protein, translated as MKQYILLSLFALCLVACSEDEIKPYHGEHYLFFSELMESGDEAIELSFNNYPLDDELTVKIGMRLVGSPFETPTVYKVGVVADKTTAQSENYELPINPTFGANVAEDVLELKLKKTESLKEDVELLLRIEPNEHFAGSVKNYETIKIVFNNVQSKPLWWTKDVETVYLGAYTREKYLALVEYGGEEVLRFGELNSAEQRQCALRLKDAIEKYGLKEANGKPMTVPIY; from the coding sequence ATGAAACAATACATATTATTATCGTTATTTGCTTTGTGCTTGGTCGCTTGTTCTGAAGATGAAATAAAGCCCTATCATGGGGAGCACTATTTGTTTTTCAGTGAACTGATGGAAAGTGGAGATGAAGCAATCGAACTATCGTTTAACAACTATCCACTTGATGATGAACTGACAGTGAAAATTGGTATGCGATTGGTAGGAAGTCCGTTTGAAACGCCTACTGTTTATAAAGTTGGAGTAGTAGCAGACAAGACAACGGCACAAAGTGAAAACTATGAGTTACCCATCAATCCGACTTTTGGAGCTAATGTGGCGGAAGATGTTTTGGAATTGAAATTGAAGAAAACCGAATCACTGAAAGAGGATGTAGAATTGCTGTTAAGGATAGAGCCGAATGAACATTTTGCCGGAAGTGTAAAGAACTACGAGACTATAAAAATCGTATTCAATAACGTACAAAGCAAACCTTTATGGTGGACGAAAGATGTAGAAACCGTTTATTTGGGAGCATATACTCGTGAAAAGTATTTGGCATTGGTAGAATATGGTGGCGAGGAAGTGCTTCGTTTTGGAGAGTTGAATTCGGCAGAACAGCGTCAGTGTGCATTGCGCCTGAAAGATGCTATTGAAAAATATGGTTTGAAGGAAGCAAATGGCAAGCCGATGACAGTGCCTATTTATTAA
- a CDS encoding RagB/SusD family nutrient uptake outer membrane protein, producing MKIRIKNTLYLFLVMLLAGSCDWLEVSPSNEVNEEDLFAKGSGYRNALNGIYLNMSDNSLYGRNLSYGFIEVLGHQYLPEHLKNTGSYYKTYQFLYDDTDVKSFISAMWSKGYNVIASCNNLIHNISEADAMLFDGVEMEKNMIWGEALALRALMHFELLRMFAPSMEVDDGKAYIPYVDEYPVINTTYYTNAEILKKIEADFKEARRLVAMCDVEQHPEWMQYDVRMRGDGVTTDLPDDVFYAFRGYRMNYYAITAWMARMYMWAKDYDAAFSCSEEVINSTYKDRAYFDFINSAELSKDKKDSKSLIFTISHNNVLTDEYKPFTNNGSENLFLFSKDDIYDEELEKKEDVRGKDEMLTLVTGASYCSRKYLIEEGTIGYDMIPMLRLSELYYIVGEYYARNNQLDKAGAALDVVRHARGLMLALPEPSSLDAFYKEMIKEMRKELIGEGQLYFLYKRLNMKEPFDMDEKNVNFVFEHPENEDI from the coding sequence ATGAAAATCAGAATTAAAAATACACTATATTTATTCTTAGTGATGCTGTTGGCGGGCAGTTGCGATTGGCTGGAAGTGTCTCCTTCCAACGAAGTGAATGAAGAAGATCTGTTCGCCAAAGGGAGCGGTTACCGTAATGCACTTAACGGCATCTACTTGAATATGTCGGACAACTCCCTTTATGGACGAAACCTGAGTTATGGATTTATTGAAGTACTGGGACATCAGTACCTGCCGGAACACCTTAAGAATACTGGCTCTTATTATAAAACTTACCAGTTTCTTTACGATGATACCGATGTGAAGTCTTTTATTTCGGCGATGTGGTCGAAAGGATATAATGTGATTGCCAGCTGCAATAACCTAATTCACAATATCAGTGAGGCAGACGCAATGCTTTTTGATGGAGTAGAGATGGAGAAGAATATGATCTGGGGCGAAGCGTTAGCATTGCGTGCATTGATGCACTTCGAGCTTCTGCGTATGTTTGCTCCTTCTATGGAGGTCGATGATGGAAAAGCATACATTCCTTATGTGGACGAGTATCCTGTTATCAATACAACCTATTACACAAACGCGGAAATCTTGAAGAAGATAGAAGCGGATTTTAAAGAAGCCCGACGTTTGGTAGCTATGTGCGATGTAGAGCAACACCCGGAATGGATGCAATATGATGTACGTATGAGAGGGGATGGAGTAACCACAGACTTGCCTGATGATGTGTTTTATGCTTTTCGCGGCTATCGCATGAATTATTATGCCATTACAGCTTGGATGGCACGCATGTATATGTGGGCAAAAGATTACGATGCCGCTTTCAGTTGCTCGGAAGAGGTTATTAACTCTACTTATAAAGACAGAGCTTATTTCGATTTCATTAATTCGGCAGAGTTATCGAAAGACAAGAAAGACAGCAAGAGCTTGATTTTTACGATTTCTCATAACAATGTATTGACCGATGAGTACAAGCCATTCACTAATAATGGTAGTGAAAATCTGTTCTTGTTCAGTAAAGATGATATTTATGATGAAGAACTGGAGAAGAAAGAAGATGTGCGTGGAAAAGATGAGATGTTGACATTGGTCACAGGAGCTTCTTATTGTTCCCGGAAATATCTGATAGAGGAGGGTACTATTGGTTATGACATGATACCAATGCTGAGATTGAGTGAATTGTATTATATAGTTGGCGAGTATTATGCACGTAACAATCAGTTGGATAAAGCTGGTGCGGCATTAGATGTTGTTCGTCATGCCAGGGGGCTGATGTTGGCTCTTCCCGAACCTTCATCTTTAGATGCTTTTTACAAGGAGATGATCAAAGAGATGCGTAAAGAATTGATTGGAGAAGGACAGTTGTACTTTCTGTATAAGCGTCTGAATATGAAAGAGCCTTTTGATATGGATGAAAAGAACGTGAATTTTGTGTTTGAGCATCCTGAAAACGAAGATATTTAA